The following are encoded together in the Bifidobacteriaceae bacterium genome:
- a CDS encoding glycosyltransferase family 2 protein — protein sequence MSSSQSALPGVSVFMTVRDEAEHLAQVLERVLDQDYPGPFEVVVSVGPSRDQTRAIAEDFARRHSALRLVDNPSGCIPQGLNLAWRATKHDYLVRVDGHALLPPGYVRKAVELLGQTGAANVGGMMVPEGAGPFQKAVARAMSSSFGIGRVQFHTGGDPGPADTVYLGNFRRADLEGVGGYNEQLGRAEDWELNRRLAKAGKLVWFDPSLGVVYRPRSSWGALAKQFFATGRWRWQVVRADPRTATPRYLAAPCATLAVAAGLAVGLAGLAGLAAAGGTRKTSPMPDAVGSTAVPPRRGGPTVTALAIPALYAVGVTAAAAGSARGLDGPAKRRLPLAMATMHLAWGSGFLRGIFDQPRRGAEHGPTGR from the coding sequence GTGAGTTCCTCTCAGTCAGCCCTCCCGGGCGTGAGCGTCTTCATGACCGTCCGCGACGAGGCGGAACACCTGGCCCAGGTCTTGGAGCGCGTTCTGGACCAGGACTACCCCGGCCCGTTCGAGGTCGTGGTGTCCGTCGGCCCCTCCCGTGACCAAACGCGCGCCATCGCCGAAGACTTCGCCCGGCGCCATTCGGCTTTGAGGCTGGTCGACAACCCCTCGGGCTGCATTCCCCAGGGCCTCAACCTGGCCTGGCGGGCCACCAAACACGACTACCTGGTCCGGGTTGACGGCCACGCGCTCCTGCCGCCCGGCTATGTGCGCAAAGCCGTGGAGTTGTTGGGCCAAACCGGCGCCGCCAACGTTGGCGGCATGATGGTGCCGGAGGGCGCGGGGCCCTTCCAGAAGGCGGTCGCCCGCGCGATGTCCTCCTCCTTCGGGATTGGGCGCGTCCAGTTCCACACCGGCGGCGACCCCGGCCCGGCGGACACCGTCTATCTGGGCAACTTCCGGCGCGCGGACCTGGAGGGGGTTGGCGGTTACAACGAGCAACTCGGGCGGGCTGAGGACTGGGAGCTGAACCGCCGCTTGGCCAAGGCCGGCAAGTTGGTCTGGTTCGACCCGTCGCTCGGCGTGGTCTACCGCCCGCGCAGCAGTTGGGGGGCGCTGGCCAAGCAGTTCTTCGCCACGGGACGCTGGCGTTGGCAGGTGGTCCGCGCCGACCCCCGGACCGCCACGCCCCGGTACCTGGCCGCGCCTTGCGCCACCTTGGCGGTGGCCGCGGGCTTGGCCGTCGGGTTGGCTGGGTTGGCCGGGTTGGCTGCGGCGGGCGGAACGCGGAAGACGTCGCCTATGCCCGATGCCGTCGGGTCGACGGCCGTACCACCTCGCCGGGGCGGTCCCACAGTCACGGCCCTCGCCATCCCGGCGCTTTACGCGGTTGGCGTCACGGCCGCCGCCGCCGGGTCGGCGCGGGGCCTGGACGGACCTGCCAAGCGGCGTCTTCCCCTGGCCATGGCCACAATGCATCTAGCCTGGGGAAGCGGTTTTCTGCGCGGCATCTTCGACCAGCCCAGGCGCGGCGCGGAGCACGGTCCGACCGGGCGGTAG